From Miscanthus floridulus cultivar M001 chromosome 15, ASM1932011v1, whole genome shotgun sequence, the proteins below share one genomic window:
- the LOC136508543 gene encoding bifunctional nuclease-like isoform X2, producing MDIINGAVLPRYHAAAPVTGAAAASVADARVSGHLQLLRRVRLRGTGSAWAGLQATTRRFFSSLPQRHGHGRTIGWPARCTLGGSSSDGDGDGAAAADFDASGEEFVDSSVMEAVELRSMSDGGFVIKMRDGKNLRCVQNNPRVLRLRDSAPHHAIVLKMEDGSDLLLPIIVMETPSIMLLAALRNIRIPRPTIYNVVLEMTARMGYEVRLVRITEMVHDAYYSRLYLAKIGNDQDTISFDLKPSDAINIAFRCKVPIQVNRRIAYNNGLKVVQPKAAESYVGSDDIQITRPDDQHCSEAQEFDLVRNMLIAAVEERYKDAAQYRDQLFTLRSKKKNAI from the exons ATGGACATCATCAACGGCGCCGTGCTCCCGCGCTACCACGCCGCCGCCCCCGTCACGGGCGCTGCGGCGGCTTCCGTCGCCGACGCGAGGGTCAGCGGACACCTCCAGCTGCTCCGGCGCGTGCGCCTCAGAGGAACCGGAAGCGCTTGGGCCGGGCTGCAGGCGACGACCCGTAGGTTCTTCTCCTCGCTGCCGCAGCGGCACGGGCACGGGAGGACCATCGGCTGGCCGGCTCGCTGCACCCTCGGCGGCTCCTCctccgacggcgacggcgacggcgccgccgccgcggactTTGACGCCAGCGGGGAGGAGTTCGTTGACTCCAGCGTCATGGAGGCCG TTGAACTCAGGAGCATGTCGGACGGCGGTTTCGTCATCAAGATGCGCGACGGCAAGAACCTGAGATGCGTGCAGAACAACCCTCGAGTGCTCAGGCTCCGGGACTCGGCGCCGCACCACGCGATTGTGCTCAAGATGGAAGACGGCAGCGACCTTCTGCTCCCCATCATCGTCA tGGAGACGCCGAGCATCATGTTGCTGGCTGCGCTTCGGAACATCCGAATT CCAAGGCCAACTATCTATAATGTGGTATTGGAGATGACTGCAAGGATGGGATATGAG GTGCGTTTGGTGCGGATTACAGAAATGGTCCATGACGCATACTATTCTCGACTATATCTTGCAAAG ATTGGGAATGACCAAGATACTATTAGTTTCGACCTCAAGCCATCGGATGCTATCAACATTGCTTTCCGTTGCAAG GTCCCTATACAAGTTAACAGGCGTATTGCATATAACAATGGATTGAAAGTCGTACAACCAAAGGCGGCTGAGAGTTACGTAGGCTCTGACGACATTCAAATCACAAG GCCTGATGACCAACATTGCAGTGAGGCCCAAGAGTTTGATTTGGTCCGGAATATGCTCATCGCTGCAGTGGAAGAACGCTACAAAGATGCTG CTCAATACAGAGACCAACTTTTCACGTTgcggtcaaagaaaaagaacgcAATATAG
- the LOC136508543 gene encoding bifunctional nuclease-like isoform X1 → MDIINGAVLPRYHAAAPVTGAAAASVADARVSGHLQLLRRVRLRGTGSAWAGLQATTRRFFSSLPQRHGHGRTIGWPARCTLGGSSSDGDGDGAAAADFDASGEEFVDSSVMEAVELRSMSDGGFVIKMRDGKNLRCVQNNPRVLRLRDSAPHHAIVLKMEDGSDLLLPIIVMETPSIMLLAALRNIRIPRPTIYNVVLEMTARMGYEVRLVRITEMVHDAYYSRLYLAKIGNDQDTISFDLKPSDAINIAFRCKVPIQVNRRIAYNNGLKVVQPKAAESYVGSDDIQITRFDRPDDQHCSEAQEFDLVRNMLIAAVEERYKDAAQYRDQLFTLRSKKKNAI, encoded by the exons ATGGACATCATCAACGGCGCCGTGCTCCCGCGCTACCACGCCGCCGCCCCCGTCACGGGCGCTGCGGCGGCTTCCGTCGCCGACGCGAGGGTCAGCGGACACCTCCAGCTGCTCCGGCGCGTGCGCCTCAGAGGAACCGGAAGCGCTTGGGCCGGGCTGCAGGCGACGACCCGTAGGTTCTTCTCCTCGCTGCCGCAGCGGCACGGGCACGGGAGGACCATCGGCTGGCCGGCTCGCTGCACCCTCGGCGGCTCCTCctccgacggcgacggcgacggcgccgccgccgcggactTTGACGCCAGCGGGGAGGAGTTCGTTGACTCCAGCGTCATGGAGGCCG TTGAACTCAGGAGCATGTCGGACGGCGGTTTCGTCATCAAGATGCGCGACGGCAAGAACCTGAGATGCGTGCAGAACAACCCTCGAGTGCTCAGGCTCCGGGACTCGGCGCCGCACCACGCGATTGTGCTCAAGATGGAAGACGGCAGCGACCTTCTGCTCCCCATCATCGTCA tGGAGACGCCGAGCATCATGTTGCTGGCTGCGCTTCGGAACATCCGAATT CCAAGGCCAACTATCTATAATGTGGTATTGGAGATGACTGCAAGGATGGGATATGAG GTGCGTTTGGTGCGGATTACAGAAATGGTCCATGACGCATACTATTCTCGACTATATCTTGCAAAG ATTGGGAATGACCAAGATACTATTAGTTTCGACCTCAAGCCATCGGATGCTATCAACATTGCTTTCCGTTGCAAG GTCCCTATACAAGTTAACAGGCGTATTGCATATAACAATGGATTGAAAGTCGTACAACCAAAGGCGGCTGAGAGTTACGTAGGCTCTGACGACATTCAAATCACAAGGTTTGACAG GCCTGATGACCAACATTGCAGTGAGGCCCAAGAGTTTGATTTGGTCCGGAATATGCTCATCGCTGCAGTGGAAGAACGCTACAAAGATGCTG CTCAATACAGAGACCAACTTTTCACGTTgcggtcaaagaaaaagaacgcAATATAG